A region of the Burkholderia pyrrocinia genome:
CGGCGCGGTGGCGGTCGATGCGCTGGTGAGACTCGACACCTGAGACATCGGGCATGAAGCGCACCGGCCCGCTCGCGCATTGCGCGGGCGGGCCGGATGCCGCCGCGCGGCGCGGCGCTCAAATCACCTCCCCGGGATTCATCAGCGCGAGCGGATCGAACGCGCGCTTGCGCCGGTGTATCGCGGCGATCTCCACATCGCTGCGCGAGCAGCGACGCCGCCGCCGTTCCGGATGAATCGTGGAAAGCCGACAGGGCCGGCCATCGCCGGCCCATGAAGCAAAACAACTCAGAAGTTATGCCGCATGCCGACGCGTGCGGCGGCCTGCGTGCGGCTCGTCGACGGCGCGAAGCTGTAGCCGATCACCGCGTCGACGCCGTTCGACGCGCGCATCCAGTCGACGGCCGCATACACGTCGGTGCGCTTCGACAGCGCGTAGTGCGCACCCAGCGCAACCTCGTGCCAGTGATGACCTTCGAACGTCGTGTACTGGTAGCCCGCGACGAGCGACAGCGGCGCGGCCGCCTGGTACAAGCCGCCCGCCTCGTACACGCGCATCGTCGACGATTGCCCGTAGCCCTTGAACGTCGTGTTGCTGAAGTCGGCGCTGAGCGTCAGCTTGCCGAGCACGTACGATGCGCCGATCCCGAAGATCGACTGCGAATTGATCGCGAACGGTGTCGAGTCGTGCAGATCGGTGACGGCGCCCGTCGCCGGATCGACGGTCGCGACCGTCTGCCCGAGCATCGTCGTCACGCCCATCTGCGCGTACGGATCGAGCGCCGCGAGCCCGCGCGGCGAATTGAGCCGCGTATAGTTGCCGCCCGCCGAGAAATCGCCGTGCGTGTAGGTCGCGCCGACGCTCCACGCGCTGCCGTCGTGGAAACTGCCCGCGTCGTTGCTGAACGAATACATGCCGCCGACCACGAGCCCGTGGAAGCTGTTGCTGACGAACTTCACCGCGTTCTGCAGGCGGTCGCCGCTCTGGCGGTCGAAATCGCCGAGATGCACGCCATAGCCGCTGCCGAACGCGCTGACGTTGAACGCCGCCGTGAAGTCGTACGCGAAGTCGTACTGGTTGCCGAACGTCAGCGTGCCCCAGTCGTTGCCGAGCCCCACGTAGGCCTGGCGCCCGAACATCGCGCCGCCCTGGTTCAGCTTGCCCGTGCCGAGCCGGAAGCCGTTCTCGAGCTTGAACACGGCCTTGTTGCCGCCGCCGAGATCCTCGGTGCCCATCAGGCCGACGCGGTTGCCGTACGACACGCCGTCGTCGAACAGGTACGCATGCGCGCCGCCCGCATTGTTCACATAGGTGATGCCGCCGTCGATGATCCCGTACAGCGAGACGCTGCTCTGCGCGTGCGCATAGCCGTGGACCATCACCGACATCATGCCGGCCAGCAGGAAGCGTTTCTTCATTTCCGGTGTCTCCAGTTTCCGCGCGACGCGGATCGATTGTCGTTGTTCGAGAAAGACCGCTCGCCTGCTTCGCTTCGGCATCGCGGCGCTGGCGAGTATAGGTTTCGTTGAATGAATGTTCAATCGATTGATGGTGCAACCGGCACCGGTGTTTACACGCATCGGCAACTTCTTTATTGAAAAAACGTTCAACCCGTAATAACATCGACCGTCAGCCCCGCGGACGACGTGCGGGCCCGTTCCGAACCTCGGGAGTGCACCGGATGACGAACCACCTCAGCCCCGCCGCCGAGCCGCGCCTGCGCTCGGCCTACGAAGGACAGAAGTCGCGCCCGTACGACCCGCGCGCGCCGATCGCGACGCCGCTCGAACTGCACCGCTGCACCGTGCAGCCCGAATGGGTCGACTACAACGGCCACATGAGCGAATCGTGCTACCTGCTCGTGTTCGGCGACAGCAGCGACGCGTTCTTCCGCTACTTCGGCATCGACGACGACTATCGCGAAGCCGGCTGCTCGATCTATTCGGCGGAGACGCACATCCGTCACCTGCGCGAAGCGATGCTCGGCGAACCGCTCAGGCTCACGCTGCGGCTGCTCGATGCGGACGACCGGCGCCTGCACGTGTTCCATTCGATGCATCACGCGACAACCGGCGCGCAGCTCGCGACCGGCGAACAGTTGCTGACGCACGTCGACATGCGCACGAAGCGCTCGACGCCGTTTCCCGCCACGATGCGCCGGCATCTCGACGCGATTCACGCCGAACATGCGCGCGCGCCGCGCGAACCTCACACGGGCCGCGCGATCGCGATCCGCCGCCCCGCCCCCGCTTCACGCTGAACCACGACGGAGCCTTCCATGCAGACGAACGACGCCAGGCGCACGCGCGCCGGCCAACTCGAGATCGAATCCCGCGCCTTCGTGGACGGCGCGTTCCGCGACGCGCACGACGGCACGACCTTCACGTGCACGAGCCCGATCGACGGCCGCGTGCTCGCGCAGGTCGCGCATTGCCGGCAGGCCGACGCCGACCTCGCGGTCGCGGCCGCGCGGCGCGCGTTCGAGCACGGCGCATGGCGCGGCGCGACGCCGCGCGAACGCAAGCGCGTGCTGCTGCGCTGGGCCGCGCTGATCCGCGAGCACGCGGACGATCTCGCGCTGCTCGAAACGCTCGACACCGGCAAGCCGATCGCCGATACGATCGCGGTCGACATTCCGTCCACCGCGTACTGCGCCGAGTGGTTCGCGGAAGCGATCGACAAGACGGGCGGCGAAGTCGTGCCGGCCGATGCGCATCTCGTCGGGCTCGTCACGCGCGAGCCGATCGGCGTGGTCGCCGCGGTCGTGCCGTGGAATTTCCCCGCGATGATCGCGATGTGGAAATGCGCGCCCGCGCTCGCGGCCGGCAACAGCGTCGTGCTGAAACCGTCGGAGAAATCGCCGCTGAGTGCGCTGCGGCTCGCCGCGCTCGCGGCGCAGGCCGGGCTGCCGGCCGGCGTGCTCAACGTGCTGCCGGGCTTCGGCGACGCGGGCGAGGCGCTCGCGCGCCATCCGGACGTGGACTGCATCGCGTTTACCGGCTCGACCGCGGTCGGCCACAAGGTCGCGCGCTGCGCGGCCGATTCGAACCTGAAGCGCGTGTGGCTCGAACTCGGCGGCAAGTCGCCGCAGATCGTGCTGCCCGACTGCCCCGATCTCGACCGCGCGGCGCGCACCGTCGCGCATGCGGTGTTCTACAACACCGGGCAGATGTGCACGGCCGGCTCGCGCCTGCTCGTCCATCGCGCGATTCGCGACGAGTTGGTCGCACGCGTGCTCGCGATCGCCCCCGAATATGCGCCCGGCGACCCGCTATCGCCCGACACGCGGATGGGCAGCCTGATCGACGCGGCGCAGGTCGAGCGCGTGCTCGGCTACGTCGATGCCGGCCGCGACGAGGCGACGCTGCTGGCGGGCGGCAAGCGCGCGCGTACCGCAAGCGGCGGCCAGTACGTCGAGCCGACCGTGTTCGACTGCCCGCGCGCCGACGCGCGGATCGTGCGCGAGGAGATCTTCGGGCCCGTGCTCGCGGTCACCGCATTCGACGATCTCGATACGGCCGTCGCGCTCGCGAACGACACGCGCTACGGGCTCGCGGCATCGGTGTGGACGGCAAACCTGACGACCGCCCACGAAACCGCGCGCCGGCTGCGGGCCGGCACGGTGTGGGTGAACGGCTACGAGGAAACCGACGACATGAACTTCCCGTTCGGCGGCTTCAAGGAGTCGGGCAACGGGCGCGACAATTCGCTGCACGCGCTGGAGAAATACACGGAACTGAAGTCGACGATCATCCGGCTTCGGTAAGACGAACGCTGCGCTCGCGGGCAGGATCGCATGCGGGTAGCGAGCCGGATTCAGCGAGGAGGAATCCGTTCCGGTCGCTGCATGACTGCAATGCGGTCAGTTTTCGTGCGCGCCTGCGAGCCAATCTTCGATCTGCAGCTCCGGGACTCGCTCGAATTCACGCATGTCATGCGTGACAAGCACCAGCCGCCGCGCACGCGCCTGCCCTGCGATCAATGCATCATATGGGCCGATCGGTGTTCCTGCCGCGGTCCAATGCGCACGAATTTCGCCGGCATGCTGAGCATCTTCCGCGTCGAACGACACGACCTCGAACTGAAGCCCCTCCACGCGTGCCAGATTGGCTGCCACTCGCCGACTTTTGTAAGCGCCGTAATAGAGCTCATGCGCGACGATCGCCGGAATTCCGAAGTCTGCCGGTCGATGCGCACGCAGCTTGGCCAGCATGGCCGGCTCGCCTTTGAGAATGGCGATTACCGCGTTGGTATCCAGCAGAAACTTCATTCAAACACGTCCAGTCCCGGGCGCTCTTGAACGTCCGGCTGGGTTGTTGCAGCGGCCTCGAAGTCGGCGTCGACCGGGCCGATCAGCGGTGTCAGCCATGCCCAGTCTTGCGGCACCGGCTCGAGAATGACGGACGCCCCGTGGCGGCGAATCCGGACCTCGGTCGTCTCGAAGCGGAAATCCTTCGGCAGCCGGACGGCCTGCGATCCGCCATGCTTGAAGATCTTGGCAATATCCATCTTCACGCCCCCACGTATCTACAAAATGTATCTATTTTATCAACCAAGCGTGAGGATGACGAGTCGTCCGATCGGCCTGTTGTCGGCGGGTATTTCGGCCATCGCCCCGCGCCGTGCGTCGCGATATCGGCAATCCGTCCCCGACATGAACCGCGGCCGGATTCATTCCCATCAGGAAACAATCAATCGCCACCCGGCGATTCACCTCCCCGTCCGCACGATCTAGACTGTCGCATCGTTACCCTTTCCGGACCCACGCGATGACCGACGTCCTGCCGCTGACCACCGACCCCGATTCGGGCCTCCAGTACCGGCTGCGCCCAGCCGCCGGCCGCCCCGCCGCCCGCCTGTTGCTGCTGCATGGCGTCGGCGGCAACGAAACCAACCTGCTGAACGTGGCCGGCGCGATCGACCCGCGCATCGAGATCGCGTTCCTGCGCGGCCCGCTCACGTTCGGGCCCGATCAGCACGCGTGGTTTCCGGTGCGTTTCGGCCCGAACGGCCCCGAAATCGATGCGGCCCGCGCGGACGCCAGCCGCCTCCAGTTGATCGCGCTGTTGCACGCCTTCCGCGCGCAAGACGGCGCGAGCGCCGCGTTGCCGGCCATAATTGCAGGCTTCAGCCAGGGCGGCATCATGAGCGCGAGCGTCGGCCTCACGTCGCCGGCCGACGTCGCCGCGTTCGCCGTGCTGTGCGGGCGCATCCTGCCGGAAATCGATCCGCTGATCGCGCCACGTGATGCGCTACACACGTTGCACGCGCTGATCGTGCATGGCCGCTTCGACGACAAGCTGCCCGTCGCGTGGGCCGACACCGCCGATGCAAAACTCACGGCACTCGGCGTCGCGCACGACACGCGGCTGTACGCGGCCGGGCACGAACTGACCAGCGAAATGGCCGCCGATTTCGGCCGATGGGTCGGCGAACGCACCGGGTTGAACTGACCTCACCGGGGAAGCCGGCCCGCGAACGGACCGGCGCCCCCGGCGCGTACCGTCACGCGTTCTGCGCAGGATCTGCGACGGCGCGCGCGGGCGCGGACGTGCGCGCCGCAACCGCCCGCTCGCGCTCGGCACCGCGCTTCGCGAGCTTCCAGCCGATCACCAACGCGAGCACGACGAGCGGAATCGTCGCGACGGTCCACGTGCCGCCCGGGTAATCGAACGCCATCAACACCAGCACGCCGACGAGGAATGCGAGCGTGAGCCACGACGTGAACGGCGCGCCGGGCATCCGGAACGACACGGCCTTCAGTTCGCCGCGCTCGACCGCGCGGCGGAACAGGATCTGGCAC
Encoded here:
- a CDS encoding porin, with the protein product MKKRFLLAGMMSVMVHGYAHAQSSVSLYGIIDGGITYVNNAGGAHAYLFDDGVSYGNRVGLMGTEDLGGGNKAVFKLENGFRLGTGKLNQGGAMFGRQAYVGLGNDWGTLTFGNQYDFAYDFTAAFNVSAFGSGYGVHLGDFDRQSGDRLQNAVKFVSNSFHGLVVGGMYSFSNDAGSFHDGSAWSVGATYTHGDFSAGGNYTRLNSPRGLAALDPYAQMGVTTMLGQTVATVDPATGAVTDLHDSTPFAINSQSIFGIGASYVLGKLTLSADFSNTTFKGYGQSSTMRVYEAGGLYQAAAPLSLVAGYQYTTFEGHHWHEVALGAHYALSKRTDVYAAVDWMRASNGVDAVIGYSFAPSTSRTQAAARVGMRHNF
- a CDS encoding thioesterase family protein; amino-acid sequence: MTNHLSPAAEPRLRSAYEGQKSRPYDPRAPIATPLELHRCTVQPEWVDYNGHMSESCYLLVFGDSSDAFFRYFGIDDDYREAGCSIYSAETHIRHLREAMLGEPLRLTLRLLDADDRRLHVFHSMHHATTGAQLATGEQLLTHVDMRTKRSTPFPATMRRHLDAIHAEHARAPREPHTGRAIAIRRPAPASR
- a CDS encoding aldehyde dehydrogenase, with the protein product MQTNDARRTRAGQLEIESRAFVDGAFRDAHDGTTFTCTSPIDGRVLAQVAHCRQADADLAVAAARRAFEHGAWRGATPRERKRVLLRWAALIREHADDLALLETLDTGKPIADTIAVDIPSTAYCAEWFAEAIDKTGGEVVPADAHLVGLVTREPIGVVAAVVPWNFPAMIAMWKCAPALAAGNSVVLKPSEKSPLSALRLAALAAQAGLPAGVLNVLPGFGDAGEALARHPDVDCIAFTGSTAVGHKVARCAADSNLKRVWLELGGKSPQIVLPDCPDLDRAARTVAHAVFYNTGQMCTAGSRLLVHRAIRDELVARVLAIAPEYAPGDPLSPDTRMGSLIDAAQVERVLGYVDAGRDEATLLAGGKRARTASGGQYVEPTVFDCPRADARIVREEIFGPVLAVTAFDDLDTAVALANDTRYGLAASVWTANLTTAHETARRLRAGTVWVNGYEETDDMNFPFGGFKESGNGRDNSLHALEKYTELKSTIIRLR
- a CDS encoding type II toxin-antitoxin system VapC family toxin, translating into MKFLLDTNAVIAILKGEPAMLAKLRAHRPADFGIPAIVAHELYYGAYKSRRVAANLARVEGLQFEVVSFDAEDAQHAGEIRAHWTAAGTPIGPYDALIAGQARARRLVLVTHDMREFERVPELQIEDWLAGAHEN
- a CDS encoding antitoxin, coding for MDIAKIFKHGGSQAVRLPKDFRFETTEVRIRRHGASVILEPVPQDWAWLTPLIGPVDADFEAAATTQPDVQERPGLDVFE
- a CDS encoding alpha/beta hydrolase, with the protein product MTDVLPLTTDPDSGLQYRLRPAAGRPAARLLLLHGVGGNETNLLNVAGAIDPRIEIAFLRGPLTFGPDQHAWFPVRFGPNGPEIDAARADASRLQLIALLHAFRAQDGASAALPAIIAGFSQGGIMSASVGLTSPADVAAFAVLCGRILPEIDPLIAPRDALHTLHALIVHGRFDDKLPVAWADTADAKLTALGVAHDTRLYAAGHELTSEMAADFGRWVGERTGLN